The following proteins come from a genomic window of Aricia agestis chromosome 19, ilAriAges1.1, whole genome shotgun sequence:
- the LOC121736806 gene encoding elastin-like, with protein sequence MAAKTVIFLIASLCTAYCKPLCPSVALGLGMPAAGATTVCESAPNLPVGLAGLGLMGGLGAVGPLGHLGLGGLGPLGYHGGLGPLGLGLSAFANPAGSTTVCESAPNLGMAVPAVGTTTVCESAPNLPLGYGLPYPSYGPLGMGVPLGGATTVCESAPNLPLGLGLPYPAYGHLGMGVPLGGATTVCESMPDPLVGLGNPLALSSMLRLRPYL encoded by the exons ATGGCAGCCAAAACAGTCATCTTCCTGATCG CTTCTCTCTGCACGGCGTACTGCAAGCCCCTGTGCCCAAGTGTGGCACTGGGTCTGGGAATGCCAGCAGCGGGCGCGACCACCGTTTGCGAGTCTGCTCCTAACCTCCCCGTCGGATTGGCTGGCTTGGGTTTGATGGGTGGATTGGGTGCAGTTGGGCCACTCGGGCATTTGGGATTGGGTGGTCTCGGTCCGCTGGGCTATCATGGTGGTCTCGGACCGCTGGGATTGGGATTATCTGCCTTTGCAAACCCTGCCGGTTCCACCACTGTCTGCGAGTCGGCGCCTAATCTAGGAATGGCAGTGCCAGCTGTCGGAACTACTACAGTGTGCGAGTCTGCTCCCAACCTACCCCTTGGTTATGGTCTACCGTACCCATCATACGGACCCTTGGGCATGGGTGTGCCGCTAGGTGGTGCTACCACCGTTTGCGAGTCTGCTCCCAACCTACCGCTTGGTCTCGGTCTACCGTACCCAGCATACGGACATTTGGGCATGGGTGTGCCGCTAGGTGGTGCTACCACCGTCTGCGAATCTATGCCCGATCCATTGGTGGGTCTCGGAAACCCACTGGCCCTGTCGTCCATGCTCAGACTCAGACCGTATCTGTAA
- the LOC121736802 gene encoding vegetative cell wall protein gp1-like isoform X3, with protein MVVGKVFWLTVLILSTAFGQPVPDYPCPCPCPPPEPCDPCVPYNPCPSPCPEPYDPCNPCPSSGSYDPCNVINIKPCNPSAPLINWEYGRAPAGAVIVKPGVIRFPRPAPILIKPGLVRPPRLPKIWVKPAPVQPPALRPIVVRPPPVQPPTPKPIFVRVPPVTPPQPGQILVRPPPVQPPRIPCIRVQPPAVVPPRLPTLVIQPPRILVPQAPTVCFRACPPTSFKTVGCAKITVCPPNPCPEPSPCPCPSPYPEPSPCPCPWPEPSPCPCPEPCPEPSPCPWPCPEPSPCPCPEPRPEPSPCPWPCPEPSPCPCPSPCPCPSPCPCPSPCPEWM; from the exons ATGGTGGTGGGCAAAGTGTTTTGGCTTACTG TACTGATCCTCAGCACGGCATTCGGGCAGCCTGTCCCTGACTACCCGTGCCCGTGTCCGTGTCCACCACCAGAGCCTTGCGACCCCTGCGTGCCGTACAACCCCTGCCCCAGCCCGTGCCCCGAGC CGTACGACCCCTGCAATCCATGCCCATCCTCTGGCTCCTACGATCCTTGCAACGTCATCAACATCAAGCCGTGCAATCCCTCCGCGCCGCTTATCAACTGGGAATACGGCCGAGCTCCAGCTG GTGCAGTCATCGTCAAGCCGGGGGTCATTAGGTTCCCGAGGCCGGCGCCCATCCTCATCAAACCCGGCTTGGTGAGGCCCCCGAGGCTCCCCAAGATCTGGGTGAAGCCGGCCCCAGTGCAGCCACCTGCGCTTCGTCCCATCGTAGTTAGGCCACCGCCAGTACAGCCACCGACGCCGAAGCCAATCTTCGTGAGGGTTCCCCCTGTGACGCCACCGCAGCCCGGGCAGATCCTGGTCAGACCTCCCCCCGTCCAGCCACCGAGGATACCATGCATCAGG GTCCAGCCACCAGCAGTAGTCCCCCCGAGGCTCCCAACGCTCGTGATACAGCCACCCAGGATCCTCGTGCCCCAGGCCCCGACTGTTTGCTTCAGAGCCTGCCCACCAACCAGCTTCAAGACCGTAGGCTGCGCTAAAATCACTGTTTGCCCACCAAACCCCTGCCCAGAACCTAGCCCCTGCCCATGCCCGAGCCCATACCCAGAACCAAGCCCATGCCCATGCCCATGGCCGGAGCCCAGCCCATGCCCATGCCCAGAGCCATGCCCAGAGCCTAGTCCATGCCCATGGCCATGTCCAGAACCTAGCCCATGCCCATGCCCAGAGCCACGCCCAGAACCTAGCCCGTGTCCATGGCCATGCCCAGAACCTAGCCCGTGCCCCTGCCCAAGCCCATGCCCCTGCCCGAGCCCATGCCCCTGCCCTAGCCCATGCCCAGAGTGGATGTGA
- the LOC121736802 gene encoding vegetative cell wall protein gp1-like isoform X2: MVVGKVFWLTVLILSTAFGQPVPDYPCPCPCPPPEPCDPCVPYNPCPSPCPERPCPSPCPPPCPEPYDPSNPCPSPCPEPYDPSNPCPSLCLSPSPEPSPESYDPCNPCPSSGSYDPCNVINIKPCNPSAPLINWEYGRAPAGAVIVKPGVIRFPRPAPILIKPGLVRPPRLPKIWVKPAPVQPPALRPIVVRPPPVQPPTPKPIFVRVPPVTPPQPGQILVRPPPVQPPRIPCIRVQPPAVVPPRLPTLVIQPPRILVPQAPTVCFRACPPTSFKTVGCAKITVCPPNPCPEPSPCPCPSPYPEPSPCPCPEPSPCPWPCPEPSPCPCPSPCPCPSPCPCPSPCPEWM, translated from the exons ATGGTGGTGGGCAAAGTGTTTTGGCTTACTG TACTGATCCTCAGCACGGCATTCGGGCAGCCTGTCCCTGACTACCCGTGCCCGTGTCCGTGTCCACCACCAGAGCCTTGCGACCCCTGCGTGCCGTACAACCCCTGCCCCAGCCCGTGCCCCGAGCGCCCCTGTCCGTCGCCTTGCCCACCGCCATGCCCGGAACCGTACGATCCAAGCAACCCCTGTCCATCACCTTGCCCGGAACCGTATGATCCAAGCAATCCATGCCCGTCGCTCTGCCTATCGCCTTCCCCGGAACCCTCTCCGGAATCGTACGACCCCTGCAATCCATGCCCATCCTCTGGCTCCTACGATCCTTGCAACGTCATCAACATCAAGCCGTGCAATCCCTCCGCGCCGCTTATCAACTGGGAATACGGCCGAGCTCCAGCTG GTGCAGTCATCGTCAAGCCGGGGGTCATTAGGTTCCCGAGGCCGGCGCCCATCCTCATCAAACCCGGCTTGGTGAGGCCCCCGAGGCTCCCCAAGATCTGGGTGAAGCCGGCCCCAGTGCAGCCACCTGCGCTTCGTCCCATCGTAGTTAGGCCACCGCCAGTACAGCCACCGACGCCGAAGCCAATCTTCGTGAGGGTTCCCCCTGTGACGCCACCGCAGCCCGGGCAGATCCTGGTCAGACCTCCCCCCGTCCAGCCACCGAGGATACCATGCATCAGG GTCCAGCCACCAGCAGTAGTCCCCCCGAGGCTCCCAACGCTCGTGATACAGCCACCCAGGATCCTCGTGCCCCAGGCCCCGACTGTTTGCTTCAGAGCCTGCCCACCAACCAGCTTCAAGACCGTAGGCTGCGCTAAAATCACTGTTTGCCCACCAAACCCCTGCCCAGAACCTAGCCCCTGCCCATGCCCGAGCCCATACCCAGAACCAAGCCCATGCCCAT GCCCAGAACCTAGCCCGTGTCCATGGCCATGCCCAGAACCTAGCCCGTGCCCCTGCCCAAGCCCATGCCCCTGCCCGAGCCCATGCCCCTGCCCTAGCCCATGCCCAGAGTGGATGTGA
- the LOC121736802 gene encoding vegetative cell wall protein gp1-like isoform X1 encodes MVVGKVFWLTVLILSTAFGQPVPDYPCPCPCPPPEPCDPCVPYNPCPSPCPERPCPSPCPPPCPEPYDPSNPCPSPCPEPYDPSNPCPSLCLSPSPEPSPESYDPCNPCPSSGSYDPCNVINIKPCNPSAPLINWEYGRAPAGAVIVKPGVIRFPRPAPILIKPGLVRPPRLPKIWVKPAPVQPPALRPIVVRPPPVQPPTPKPIFVRVPPVTPPQPGQILVRPPPVQPPRIPCIRVQPPAVVPPRLPTLVIQPPRILVPQAPTVCFRACPPTSFKTVGCAKITVCPPNPCPEPSPCPCPSPYPEPSPCPCPWPEPSPCPCPEPCPEPSPCPWPCPEPSPCPCPEPRPEPSPCPWPCPEPSPCPCPSPCPCPSPCPCPSPCPEWM; translated from the exons ATGGTGGTGGGCAAAGTGTTTTGGCTTACTG TACTGATCCTCAGCACGGCATTCGGGCAGCCTGTCCCTGACTACCCGTGCCCGTGTCCGTGTCCACCACCAGAGCCTTGCGACCCCTGCGTGCCGTACAACCCCTGCCCCAGCCCGTGCCCCGAGCGCCCCTGTCCGTCGCCTTGCCCACCGCCATGCCCGGAACCGTACGATCCAAGCAACCCCTGTCCATCACCTTGCCCGGAACCGTATGATCCAAGCAATCCATGCCCGTCGCTCTGCCTATCGCCTTCCCCGGAACCCTCTCCGGAATCGTACGACCCCTGCAATCCATGCCCATCCTCTGGCTCCTACGATCCTTGCAACGTCATCAACATCAAGCCGTGCAATCCCTCCGCGCCGCTTATCAACTGGGAATACGGCCGAGCTCCAGCTG GTGCAGTCATCGTCAAGCCGGGGGTCATTAGGTTCCCGAGGCCGGCGCCCATCCTCATCAAACCCGGCTTGGTGAGGCCCCCGAGGCTCCCCAAGATCTGGGTGAAGCCGGCCCCAGTGCAGCCACCTGCGCTTCGTCCCATCGTAGTTAGGCCACCGCCAGTACAGCCACCGACGCCGAAGCCAATCTTCGTGAGGGTTCCCCCTGTGACGCCACCGCAGCCCGGGCAGATCCTGGTCAGACCTCCCCCCGTCCAGCCACCGAGGATACCATGCATCAGG GTCCAGCCACCAGCAGTAGTCCCCCCGAGGCTCCCAACGCTCGTGATACAGCCACCCAGGATCCTCGTGCCCCAGGCCCCGACTGTTTGCTTCAGAGCCTGCCCACCAACCAGCTTCAAGACCGTAGGCTGCGCTAAAATCACTGTTTGCCCACCAAACCCCTGCCCAGAACCTAGCCCCTGCCCATGCCCGAGCCCATACCCAGAACCAAGCCCATGCCCATGCCCATGGCCGGAGCCCAGCCCATGCCCATGCCCAGAGCCATGCCCAGAGCCTAGTCCATGCCCATGGCCATGTCCAGAACCTAGCCCATGCCCATGCCCAGAGCCACGCCCAGAACCTAGCCCGTGTCCATGGCCATGCCCAGAACCTAGCCCGTGCCCCTGCCCAAGCCCATGCCCCTGCCCGAGCCCATGCCCCTGCCCTAGCCCATGCCCAGAGTGGATGTGA
- the LOC121736802 gene encoding vegetative cell wall protein gp1-like isoform X4, with amino-acid sequence MVVGKVFWLTVLILSTAFGQPVPDYPCPCPCPPPEPCDPCVPYNPCPSPCPERPCPSPCPPPCPEPYDPSNPCPSPCPEPYDPSNPCPSLCLSPSPEPSPESYDPCNPCPSSGSYDPCNVINIKPCNPSAPLINWEYGRAPAGAVIVKPGVIRFPRPAPILIKPGLVRPPRLPKIWVKPAPVQPPALRPIVVRPPPVQPPTPKPIFVRVPPVTPPQPGQILVRPPPVQPPRIPCIRVQPPAVVPPRLPTLVIQPPRILVPQAPTVCFRACPPTSFKTVGCAKITVCPPNPCPEPSPCPCPSPYPEPSPCP; translated from the exons ATGGTGGTGGGCAAAGTGTTTTGGCTTACTG TACTGATCCTCAGCACGGCATTCGGGCAGCCTGTCCCTGACTACCCGTGCCCGTGTCCGTGTCCACCACCAGAGCCTTGCGACCCCTGCGTGCCGTACAACCCCTGCCCCAGCCCGTGCCCCGAGCGCCCCTGTCCGTCGCCTTGCCCACCGCCATGCCCGGAACCGTACGATCCAAGCAACCCCTGTCCATCACCTTGCCCGGAACCGTATGATCCAAGCAATCCATGCCCGTCGCTCTGCCTATCGCCTTCCCCGGAACCCTCTCCGGAATCGTACGACCCCTGCAATCCATGCCCATCCTCTGGCTCCTACGATCCTTGCAACGTCATCAACATCAAGCCGTGCAATCCCTCCGCGCCGCTTATCAACTGGGAATACGGCCGAGCTCCAGCTG GTGCAGTCATCGTCAAGCCGGGGGTCATTAGGTTCCCGAGGCCGGCGCCCATCCTCATCAAACCCGGCTTGGTGAGGCCCCCGAGGCTCCCCAAGATCTGGGTGAAGCCGGCCCCAGTGCAGCCACCTGCGCTTCGTCCCATCGTAGTTAGGCCACCGCCAGTACAGCCACCGACGCCGAAGCCAATCTTCGTGAGGGTTCCCCCTGTGACGCCACCGCAGCCCGGGCAGATCCTGGTCAGACCTCCCCCCGTCCAGCCACCGAGGATACCATGCATCAGG GTCCAGCCACCAGCAGTAGTCCCCCCGAGGCTCCCAACGCTCGTGATACAGCCACCCAGGATCCTCGTGCCCCAGGCCCCGACTGTTTGCTTCAGAGCCTGCCCACCAACCAGCTTCAAGACCGTAGGCTGCGCTAAAATCACTGTTTGCCCACCAAACCCCTGCCCAGAACCTAGCCCCTGCCCATGCCCGAGCCCATACCCAGAACCAAGCCCATGCCCAT AG
- the LOC121736805 gene encoding vegetative cell wall protein gp1-like, protein MGRSVALGFIALIASSLAAPAPQYPCWPDPCPEPCPEPDLCNPCQPDPCNPCQPDPCNPCQPDPSDPCQPEPWPQPLPEPCPDNNDPAPNPCGNGPIRVLVPRCDIKDRLTSAGFRALPMNGGVLYVMNHPDLVITPPPILVRQQPLAPILPPAINVQPKQLGPITPPPICVRPAPIPPITPPPICVRPEPLGPITPPPIVVKPPCPPPVNPNPITICQPDLPPIQPPQIVVRPPSPPSIQTPQLYLRLCQLARQQ, encoded by the exons ATGGGGCGATCGGTAGCTTTGGGATTCATAG CGCTCATAGCGTCGTCATTGGCGGCACCCGCGCCCCAGTACCCATGCTGGCCCGATCCGTGCCCGGAGCCCTGTCCGGAGCCGGACCTCTGCAACCCCTGTCAGCCGGACCCCTGCAACCCCTGTCAGCCGGACCCCTGTAACCCCTGTCAGCCGGACCCCAGCGACCCCTGCCAACCGGAGCCGTGGCCGCAGCCTCTACCGGAACCATGCCCCGACAACAACGATCCAGCGCCAA ACCCCTGCGGCAACGGACCTATCAGGGTGCTGGTGCCCCGCTGTGATATCAAAGATCGGCTGACGAGCGCCGGTTTCCGAGCGCTGCCCATGAACGGTGGAGTGCTGTACGTGATGAACCATCCCGACCTCGTCATCACGCCTCCGCCCATCCTGGTGCGGCAGCAACCCCTGGCTCCGATCCTCCCGCCGGCAATCAACGTCCAACCGAAGCAGCTGGGTCCGATCACCCCACCTCCGATCTGCGTGCGTCCCGCTCCGATTCCACCGATCACTCCACCACCGATCTGCGTCCGTCCGGAGCCTCTAGGCCCTATCACTCCTCCCCCCATCGTCGTCAAGCCTCCATGCCCGCCCCCGGTCAACCCCAATCCCATCACCATCTGCCAGCCCGACCTACCACCAATCCAGCCTCCTCAGATAGTGGTGCGTCCACCCAGTCCTCCCAGCATCCAAACGCCTCAACTGTACCTCCGACTGTGCCAGTTGGCTAGGCAGCAGTAA